A single Lolium perenne isolate Kyuss_39 chromosome 6, Kyuss_2.0, whole genome shotgun sequence DNA region contains:
- the LOC127306736 gene encoding protein RMD5 homolog, with product MEIKTVKDAFDHVVKKQKLTSSKAIDLVNHVEKEIEQAISAIQENGTDGDVASKLNHEILLNLKKKLKEMVPVKQLESCQKEMNTVIGKWVKSTDKFFIEDISKAYRNVDMEPHLLSELIANHLYREALFDIGDKFIGEANCQASIEMKQLFQMMYEIHGALRAGKPEPALSWAMNNHDALLQNGSYLELKLHRIKFVEILKEGNRDEALLYARAYLTPFAPIHKDEFQRLSASIIWAGRLDQLPYTDFLLPTNWEKLAEEFAQHFCNLKGQSSTGPMGMTVAAGGQVLPIILKLMTVLTAKREWHLMKQVPFPLDLHKEFQFHSVFVCPVLREQGSDDNPPMLLPCGHVLSKQSTMKLSKNSSRSFKCPYCPLEASTSECKQLHI from the coding sequence ATGGAAATAAAGACAGTGAAGGATGCATTTGACCATGTTGTGAAAAAACAGAAACTTACGTCATCGAAAGCTATTGATCTGGTGAATCATGTTGAGAAAGAAATTGAGCAGGCCATCAGTGCCATCCAGGAAAACGGCACGGATGGGGATGTTGCATCAAAACTGAACCATGAAATTCTTCTTAATCTGAAGAAGAAGCTGAAAGAGATGGTCCCAGTGAAGCAGCTTGAAAGCTGTCAGAAAGAAATGAACACTGTTATTGGAAAATGGGTCAAGTCCACTgataagttcttcatcgaggatATTTCGAAAGCCTACAGAAATGTGGACATGGAACCTCATCTACTGAGTGAACTTATTGCAAACCATCTGTATCGTGAGGCATTATTCGACATAGGTGATAAATTTATTGGAGAGGCCAATTGCCAGGCATCTATAGAAATGAAGCAACTGTTTCAGATGATGTATGAGATTCATGGCGCATTGAGGGCTGGGAAGCCTGAGCCAGCTCTGAGTTGGGCAATGAATAATCATGACGCACTACTGCAAAACGGTTCCTATCTCGAACTGAAGCTTCACCGAATCAAGTTTGTCGAGATACTTAAGGAAGGAAACAGAGATGAGGCTCTACTTTATGCCAGGGCATACCTGACACCATTTGCTCCCATACACAAGGATGAGTTCCAGAGGCTGTCAGCCTCCATAATATGGGCTGGGCGCCTCGACCAGTTGCCCTATACAGATTTCTTATTACCAACAAACTGGGAGAAATTAGCGGAGGAATTTGCTCAACACTTCTGCAATCTGAAGGGTCAGTCCTCCACAGGTCCCATGGGTATGACGGTTGCAGCCGGAGGTCAAGTGTTGCCAATTATTCTTAAGCTGATGACTGTactaactgcgaagagggagtggCATTTAATGAAGCAAGTCCCATTCCCGCTGGACCTCCATAAGGAGTTCCAGTTCCACTCGGTGTTTGTCTGCCCTGTGCTCCGTGAGCAAGGTAGCGACGACAATCCTCCGATGCTTCTGCCATGTGGGCATGTCTTGTCGAAGCAGTCGACCATGAAGTTATCGAAGAACAGCTCCCGGTCATTTAAGTGCCCATATTGCCCATTGGAAGCATCGACATCTGAGTGTAAGCAGCTCCATATCTGA